A region of the Phoenix dactylifera cultivar Barhee BC4 chromosome 10, palm_55x_up_171113_PBpolish2nd_filt_p, whole genome shotgun sequence genome:
tgGTGCAGTATTAAAACTAGTTTCtaagattacaagtcgacagggccaacgaataatccccattggcggagCGAGAACATAACCATAcgtaatataatttaaaataattactatCATAACATTAATatgcctgacccgtttaactaaatataaaatagatattataatcaaatttaatcaactaaaatacccatgataaaattatataataacaGAAAGTGTCCATTTATATCATAATGcacaaaaaaaatctgcagGAGCCCCAACAACCAAGGAACCCTAATTAGTCTTGGCTTTCTCCCTTACCACGTGATTAAGGTATTATTTCTCTGCTCCATTTATTTATTCATCATTTTGAGGAGAGAATTTTTTGGCTTCGTTCCTCATTTTATCCCAAAAAATCTGATGGCATTATAAtatcaaaatattatattataccataaatataatattatattacattatatcataatatattgatatattatgttatataatatcaaattatattatattattatgttataatatataatattatatattaattatattagaataatattatattacattatactaatattatactatatcatatatttatgtattaatatatattatattttattatactccGTTGTATAATATCATGCAATGTCCTcaatggtcattttgtcattcctaaagtactttctcagtttgtttggcAATCATATATCAAAGTTTtatagcactttagaaatgtagttaccaagtaaaaatagctttttataaaagctcttctTCAAAAAGCTTTACACCCAATAGCTCCCCAAACGGGGCCTAAGTTAACACAATCGACACTATTTCATAGGGAGCTGTCGCAAAATGTCATTTTTTCTAGAGTCAGGCCATCCAATTACTTTCAGGGTTTGGTTAATCAAGATCATTTCTTGACTACAAAATAAAAGGATCAACTTTTCTAGATGACTCCTTCaattcctacacaagcaaaatCTGGACAAATTAGGAACATAGCTCTACCTTTTAAGCTAGTTTATGGACCTAGCCATATGATGCTTCAAGTAAGCCTATAAACAAGGCCCATGAGACTCAATTGGGATGCAGGCTCTGCAAAGCTTGGTTGTTGTCCTATAACAAGGAGCTGAATCTGCTTATATCTCAACGGCTATATGTTCCCCATAGTTCAAGTATCAAGTATCATATAGCTGCAACAGTCGTCAGAAAACTGCTCAAGGAAAACGCTGCAAATCCACAGTACCCTCTTCTTTGATAAGAGAGTACCGTCAAAAGCAATACGAGGTTTTcagcaacaacaaaaaaaaaaagcaatacgAGGAACATAAATTTCAATGGCAACTGTAGCAGTAGATGCTAAACGGaatgatcttgacataataaccATCAAACTTTGTTACTGAGTCCACAAGTTCATACTTTCCAGCACCTGAGCAATTTTAACTGAAGCTGGTTCTGTAATACCTGGGCCCAAAAATCAACTGGGCCCAATTACTCCTTTTTGGGCCCATATTTGAACATTAGGCCATGACATCTAATAGGCTAACTGGGCCCATGGTTGGCAGCCCGTTTGATAGCTGCCACCTCATGCTTTATGCATGGATTTGACTAGGGCCAGGTGGGGATCAGAGGAAGGCCCAAGTGTTAGGTCCTTCACAGGGGAAAGCTGGGGGTGACACCTCACCCCAGCAAAAAGAACCTTACCGCTCTCCTTCCTCCCCAAGAACTTTCTAGGACGATGGCTGAAGCACCGGAGCAGGAGGCACTGCAGTTCATCCCCAGGTAAGCTCCCTGATCATGCTCAGTCCTTCATCTTCCctgttttcaaaataaaatagaggagGGATTCCACGGATCTCAACTGCAGTCGCTGTCGGCTCTCGGCAGGGGGCTGCAGTCGGCCGGAGCCccattccccttcttcttcttcagtggGATAGGAGGGtctcggtgaagaagaagaagggaggaaagaaaagaaaaaagaaataaagaagaaaaagaaaagtggaGGAGGGGACTCACCGGGGTGACGTCGcgtgcggcggcggcggcggcgggcttTGGCTGCGAACGCCGCCGATGCGGGCGTCGGCCGCAGGCCGGCCGAAGGCACCGCGAGCTCGGCCGCGGGCACCGCCGGCCGTGGCCGACCTCTTTCGAACCCgtcgtccccccccccccccccctcgtaggagaagaaagggggaaagaaaagagggatcgggagagaaggaagggagaagagaggagaagagaaaatagaagaaaaagggaaCGGGGACTCACCGGTTTGTTGTCACGTGCGGCGGccaccggcttcggccgcgagcgcCGCCGGCACGAGCCTCGGCCGCAGGCCGGCCGAGGATGCGGGCGTCGAGCGTCGGCCGCAAGCGCGGCCGAGGGCGCCGCAAGCTTCGGCCGCGGGAGCCGGTCGCGGGAGCCGGCCGGCCGTGGCTCAACCCCTCCCGGGCTCACCCTCCTCTCTTCGCGgtggaaggaagagaggagtcgggtgaagcttcgggaaggagaagaaaaagaaaagagaaagaaaggagaagaaaaaaaaaagaaaagaaaaaaagaaaaagaaaaaaaaaaggggagaagaaaagagatccTAACGGATCCGACCTAATGGGACGGAtcggggttcgggtccgaaacccgttaagcccaataataaaaaattgatttagcCAATTGAACCTGAACCCGAGCCTAATTAAATTGGTCTAAGTCTGAACGAGCCCAAActgcaaattgggtcaaatccgaaacaaattaagcccaaattgatttgggtccgaacccaattaaattgagttagttccagcagacccaatctggttttaaatcgaaccccaaaggcttcaaattggacttgggctaaatccttggatgggatccaagcaagtaagttcataatatgatgaactaagagattttataataaataaatggggaataatgtaatccctattatgttgttttaggtgattaaggatttgtcatctggacttgagcaatttggaaagcgaattgatgtaagtaatctatcttaatcttatcgtagatcttgtattacgttttataagatgaaccagtatttttcatacaatttgaattgtatacatgatttgtgaagaaagtaagtaacctgttctaatcctgttatggatcatgtcatgttattaatgtttcctcagcactttttaagtatatatgtttcatgcatgatatgttacaatgcataagtaacatGCCTgaatcccagaagctatggccaTGTATGCAACGTGATTATGCtggtattttaatcatgcatgtaagtttatacagtcttagctagccaagaggcactataatgggctcaaagatgctactgatcgaatgcaactgagctggccttgctagtggccgagaataactttgctagccttgctagtggccgagaatgactagctggccccgccagtggccgaatggacttcgcagtagcatccgagagaatggaccacggtatgccgggggcacggtttcatatgcatactttatgaaaatgatatttgaagcatgatcatgaggctcatttcagagcctgggtatatgaggcgggtgtttccaaatcctgcagatgcgttttggggagaagcaaaatcggtgaggggtgaaggacgcttgcgtgaagccccggaaccggccaacatctggcaggggagccccgtgtttccccctcatgtgggcccgatagtcacgtgccctgcgcaggcgggccgtgacatttatgaacgtgcctggccaaagcatacattgttttacaacggatttttgaatatatccttataaaatgttgtattttgctatcaccgctatctcctttaaattgcatacatattatgccatgatgatgattagataaatatgcatgtcagcttctcaaaccctgcataaacatggttaccgttatgttcgatccggtaagattatgtatgattacttactgagccgtgtagctcatatccgttcatttactttttctttcagatccttaccactgatagctgccagagacacgttagtttgatatcagggcttctttcttttggggtaaagcaagaatacttttgtgtacataaactacatagaagctctgtatttgggtactgaccagcatgatgtactaagaatgctttcatataaaaagattcggttggtttgactaccctgttacccaggtatgaggctgcgtgctattgtgggcgatagtcggcaatagcacggccgtgtcacggatccgggtccggggcgtgacaggtTCCATGCTCAAGAACACAATACTGGCAGAACACCGAGCACAAGCTAAATATCCTGCATTTCCACAGCACTGCATAAAAAACTTCCATGGAGATTGCCCGATTCACACCAAAAAATTCTCACCGGGCACACAAAATAACTCAACGATAGTAGTATATAAATATCagtaaataacttgcaataataAATACATTATTTTAGGTCTTGTAACTCTTATCACCCATCATTAGGAGCACAAAATCATAGAAGTTGCAGCTGCTTTATAtctcctttgttttttttgaaaattccaaccaagaagtatttcattatttttccattgaccacacttttcttccattttttccGTGAACCAAACAAGCCGTTAAGGTTTTTAGTGTCTGGTTCACGAATAAACACAAAAATTAGAATCCAAATCTTAAACAAACCAAtatcacaatttttctgcattaAAAAATATCAGATAATCACCATATGAGGGAGACATTCTCCTCGCTGCGCTCTTCTGCACTCTCCAAATGCTGCAGGACCTGCAACCTCCTTGTCAACTTAGTGAGCATCCATTAATCATGTTTCAGAAAAAGACTTGATTGCTGAACGTCATTTTCTAATGGAGAAGTGCTTTTCttttgtgatggtttcatttcttgccattggttaaacaaaaaaatcactaacaaaatatcaagaaaaagagaaaggtaGAAAGTGATTCCTATGAATTAGTGGGAAGGCTCTGCAGGCACCCCATTTTTTCAACCTAGCTTTGTTAGACTCAAGGCAGGTGATAGCTAGGTACCATCGATCTTATTCATGTATATAAAAATTTGGGATtagattttttatttatgtatttatcTATCTAGCAAATGTTAAGAATGGCTTGCATCATGAAGAATAATTTATAATCCCAAGGATTCATAGGGCTAATGAGAAGCACCATGGACCACGTTACTATTTGTCCTGATGCTTAGATGAATACTATGTTTCACCAATCATCACAAGAACTTCTGCACAAATTAGCACATCTATGATCCAAGAAAGATAGGAGAAGACCACATATAaattttttgacaaaaaaaacacGCAAATGAAATAAGAAACAGACATCGTCGGTATCCGCCATGAGGGAATCCATGACCTCAATTCATAGATATGCATGCGTATATCGACAGGCTTTCATCTAATTTTTTTCACCAATGCTGACAAGAACTTGTTTGTTATCTTGTAGAACCCTAATTTTTTCTAAAGAAGAGCATGATGGATATGGACAGTAACGGACAAGGATAGCTCATGACAATCTCAACATTTTTACAGAACTAAGTATTTTTTATGTAATATAAGCAACCTCCATTATGAAACAAACAATTTGTTGATTCCCAACAAAGGCCGGATTGGATTTCATATTTATGAGCACAATCGTTAAGGTCTAATAGTTCAATCTGAGGACGGCTAAAGGAGGATAAGTGGTTCTTTGGTTTATCCTCCCCACTTTTTTTAGGTCAATGCTCCTTTAGCCCCATCAAAGGGAGTAACCTATACCTAAGTTCCCTTGTATCCGGATTTAAGTGATGTAAACCAAGCTCTTTATTCTTGCAATTAATTGGAGAAATAACCAATACCACCCTCAATTATTTCTCACCTTTTAGgatgtaaatattaattataaataataatatgctAAAAATTCATCATCTATCAAATAATTGCAACATTTTTTATCGCCAAAGATATATTATATCTGTATGTCAATCTTAATTTTATATTGTTCTATGCAAATATTAGCAAATATTAATAACGTaatatgataaattatattaaaaataaaaattcatctAGTATTACAATAAATTGTAACATTATTATATCATCTTTGACTCATTGCTTATTCATTATCATGAATATTTCTCAagaattaataatataatatttattttcactATAAGtagttaataatattaaaattatttattattgtacAAAATTATCCAATGAACTAGGATTGGAAGgacaaatttatgtcctttctgaaaacatttttttccccaaatAGTGTTATATAATTCTTAGGCTGCCTGGCTCCAAATAATAAACCAGGGGTAACTGCAATCATTATGtatgataattttattttattctaaatGGCAAATAATTAAGATTTATAACTGCTAAATCCGGTATAAATTACATGATATGATCCGGAAAGGGGGGCCGAAAAGATTACCATACTTCGTCATTAATTTCAACGTGGACTTCTATTGTGCCGCTTCCCAAGAACGAACGAGCGCAGGGATGAAAAGCTCGTAACGGCCAAGTAAAGCACCTGGTCGGAGCTCCGGTTACTCTGACAGACGTCAGCGCTTCCGCGGATATGCCTTGCAGGTACGTGCATGCGCATAAAATCTCTATGCCGAAGGCAGATCCGCCGTCCACCTGGCACCTCATGACATCAACTCCTTCACGCTTCGTGGCCACGTTTCCTCCAAATGGATTCCCGCATAACAATTTTAAGCGGCACGTCCGGTCCCGCATGGGTATCCAAACCATTCGGTTCGACCCATGCTTTCCGCTAGGCGCGCCACTGCCGTGGGTTTACAAAACGACCGGCCCTCGCGGACGTACGCATCCGTGTCAAAGAATTATTGGGAAACCAAGTGGGGCCCGTATGGGCCGCACATGGTCTCACAAGCTTAATGATTGACACGTCAGCGAGAAATGGTGGTAATCCAGAGGAGCGGTGACGGGTGACAGATACGAGCCCCCCGTTTTGTAACGTTTGTTGCCGTGGACTCCTAGGACACTTCCACGGCTCTTCTAAAACAAATGCGACAGACAGTGTCCAGCTCCATTTTTCCGCATAATCATGGATGTGCGAATCACATCCACCGTTCATTCCAAACCATCCCGCTCGCTGCCTCATAGCGTAACGCGACGGAACGACGTCACGCTAAGATCGCACGCAATCTGAAGACTCTCGTCTAGGAATTTTTATGCGGGATATTCGAGGGGACATCTTTAAGGCGCTGTCCCCAGCATTCCGGATGGGACCCACCGTTCTCGATGCGGttgtcttaaaaaaaaaaaaacgatggGCCCCACCATGCCGCCGACTCTTGCCCCTCCCCGTCATCCCTTCCTACCCTCCCACTATTTATTCCAACCCCTCCCCCTTTTTCCCCCTCgcccctgctctctctctctctctctcatggtgGAGCGCCACGAGATCGCGCGCCGGTGACCCCCGCTGCCGCCCGGCTCATGGAGAGCTTCCGCCACCAGCGGGCCCCCGGTTCCGACCGCTTCCTCGGCCTCTTCGCCGCGTCCCCGGCCGCCAACGGTACGGTCCTCTCCGCCGGGGAGGACGAGCTTCACGAGGAGGAGATCTTTTGGACCGGGGCCGACCCTCCCTCCTCCGAGACCAACCGCTACCCTATGAAGCCCTCCCCCGCTATCGCCAATCCCAACCCTAGCCCTGCCTGCATCGCCCGCGCCGGGTTTCGGCGCCTTCCGGAGCGGAACTTCGGAATCCTCGCCGCCCTCCCGGAGAACGACAAGAAGGAGCCGACGGCGAAGGCCGGTCCCCAGTTCCTCCATCGGAAGGCCGCCGCCGGCGTCCCCACTTCTTCACCGTCGAGCTCCACCTCCCCTTCCTCCGTCTCCAGCTCCGCTCGGATGATCCCGGCGGTCCCCAAGACGAAGCCGGAGTCCGCGATGTCGATTCCGGGCGGGAAGATCTACCACCAGTCCGCCCCGGTGAACGTGCCGATGGCGCCGCCGATGATGAGAAAAGGACGGGGGGAGTTCGAGATGGACGACGGAGATTTGGACGGGGATGAGGAGATGCTTCCGCCCCACGAGATCGTGGCGAGGCGGTCCGGGATCGATTCGCCGATGACCACCTTCTCGGTGCTGGAGGGGGTCGGAAGAACGCTCAAGGGGAGGGACCTGCGCCGGGTTCGCAACGCCGTCTGGCGAAAGACGGGCTTTCTTGATTTATAGCGAGGAAAGTGCTTAATTTCcctctcttaaatttttttGTCTCTTTTTGATCGTGGTGGTATTGTGTTTTGTGATCTTGGGGGAAGAGGGGATGGCGATTGAGAGTGTTTTGGTGGATCGGTGACAATAAATGATCATCTTTTGCCACTTCGCCCATTGCGTTCTTCAATTTGCCTTTGCTTTTGTGTCAATtagctctctctatctctctctactTGGAGAGGAATTTGTCGGAATTTGTTAGTTATAGAGAAAATTCACATACAGATCTTAGTGTCGTAACTTGATCGTCTCGATTTTTTTTTGCTCAACCACCTTTTTCTTAAGAATTGTCTGTGTAACAATTTTAAATTTGCGAACTTATATTAGTTTCATGATTGATATCCGTGCACAGACCAATGTAATTTGCGATCTTGTATTAGTTTTGAGAAGATTTCCGAGCTGTCCACCATCTACATCTCGGTCGTGGCATAACTCGTAACTAGTAAGCAATCTTCTACCCGGTGTGCTGCTCTTATGATGTTTTAGATAAGCAATTCAATCTATAAACTCTCATATGAAGCTAGGAACAAAATTTGAGGATTCTGTAAGTGAGGGGAGTTAACTGATTGGACACCGAAAGGCATGGTATTTGCATAATTTGAAAGTTTGTGGTCTCCAATTTATACGTAGGAGAGAAACAAGGCTCCTTTTGGAGCGGGTTTCGGAGAAATAAAATCAAGTAGTTTGCATGAGATCTGGTCTTCTTGGTTTCAAACATATTTTGCATTATTTGATAAAAGATGCATTTAAACCCAATTTTTTGTGAGATGTGCATTGGGATGCTCTCAGCTAATTATTGTGGTTTCGAGGTACATTTTTGGAGAGTGGTTGAATATTTGCCCTTGCTAACCCCACTATCTTGTGTGCTTGGCTGATTGATTCCTGGTAAAGGGATAAATAAGTAttgataataatatattaatgataATAATTAATAGCATATGATTTTCTAATGTTATATGATTATATTATTATCTAACATTATAATAGCATATCACTGttcattattataataatagtaTATTTTATGTACTATTGTATTACTAATTGGACATAGGAGATGGGATGGATGGCAGTGTCGTCCTTTCCTTCTATTAAATAACGATAAGAAATGGCTTCCCCCACTGCTAAGACTCCGGTTTGGCATGAGACTGGGGGACCTTAGGTCTGTACAAGACCTGGTCTCAAGCTCCGGAGGGATCATatatggatctgattgaaaCAAAGATCTTATTAGGATGCTCGGCAACTTATCCTGGATAATGTGGGAATAAAACAGCCAAAAGCCTGTAAAAGTTCTTATTGCAGGGAGAGGGTCATTATATATGAGTTCCAGCATCTTATTTGCTGATGCTAGTGTTTGTATATATGTAAGGGCAGTGTAATCATGCCGCGTtacaaccaaaaaagaaaaaaaaaacactcttaTGGCAGCAAAACCAAggcatttttattttaataatgtTTACGAACCTAATTTCTGAATGGAGTCACTGTAGATGGGTTTTAACACTCATGGTATAGTGCTTATTGGATAAGATCCCTGTCATGTTCTCAACAAGTCAATATGGGATCACCAAATTTTGTGTTTTTGTAGTTTGTCATTGAGATTCATGGCAGAATGTAGTGATAAAGGGACATTTAAACCACTTTGTTGCAACCTCCTTTTCCTGATTGGAATATTTCGGGCTGATGGGATAAGGCCTGGACAATTATGATGATAGTTTCTTCTTGTACCTAGGCCTAGGCCATGATGgagctgatatctttacttcatctgactttttaattttttatgttcttttATTCAAAATGTTCTCACATTGAGTTAATTTGTCCTGTTCATGGTTACCCTGAATGACATTATTGTGTTCCATCCATCATTATATGTTTCATATgcagtgttgggggaataaggtttttcccccaaatgacacgaatgccccaaagaagccgcacaatcgtcgaccctggaaggccgaagtcggcacccgaactcggaacctccgacctaagagaaacctcaatgcccgaggcctacttttgtcagccacctactacggctatacgtctccgaggtccggccagagaccgtactatgacgcccctccggcatttattgcgcatgaccgctgtgatcctccggcacactccacaataaatatggatctccagcttactccacaataaatatggatctccggcttactccacaatgaatgcggatctccggcttactccacaataaatgcggatctccggcttactccacaataaatgtggatctccggctcactcaacaattaatgcacgtgactcctgtc
Encoded here:
- the LOC103703104 gene encoding uncharacterized protein LOC103703104; this translates as MESFRHQRAPGSDRFLGLFAASPAANGTVLSAGEDELHEEEIFWTGADPPSSETNRYPMKPSPAIANPNPSPACIARAGFRRLPERNFGILAALPENDKKEPTAKAGPQFLHRKAAAGVPTSSPSSSTSPSSVSSSARMIPAVPKTKPESAMSIPGGKIYHQSAPVNVPMAPPMMRKGRGEFEMDDGDLDGDEEMLPPHEIVARRSGIDSPMTTFSVLEGVGRTLKGRDLRRVRNAVWRKTGFLDL